A region of the Marmota flaviventris isolate mMarFla1 chromosome 3, mMarFla1.hap1, whole genome shotgun sequence genome:
TTGGCAGATTTATTTCCCCTTAAACCATGCTCATGTGTCATCTGTGCAAATAAGAAAATTGTTTAAAGTGGGAAAATAATTCGGGGTAGAAGATGGACCAGGAAACGTTTTTTATCAGAAGCAGGTGGTCTGTCCTGGTGGTGTCCTGGCCCTCTCCACCCACCTGCCTTCCCCTCTGTTCTAACTTTACATGTCCCTGGAGAGGAACCCGCCCAGTTTCCAGGAGAATTTATTTCTGATCTGGATGGTGGTTAAGGGGGAGGTTGTGTGTGCTGTTTGCAGACTGGAAGGGAGGAAATCAAATCTTAGGGTGGAGGGAGTGGGGCAGAGGAAGGGGGAGGTGTCAAATGATTCCCTCAAGAAACACAGGACAGTACTCACATCCCACTGTCTAGAATGTATCCAAGAGCCAGCCTGTCCTAAGAGTCTGTGTCTCCTAAACCATTAGTTAAGTGTGCATGACTGCGGTGGTATACACAGCTAGCCCTACATGAACATAGGTTCTGCATCCCAAAATTCAATCAACtgaggattgaaaatatttgtaaaaaagaTTGCCTCTGTATTGGATGTGTACagtcttttttccttattattcttCCCTAACAATATAGCATGACAgctatttatgtagcatttacattatatttggTACTaaaagtaatttagagatgatttaaaatatccaAGAGGATGTGAATAGGTTATGGGCCATTACATAAAGACTTGAACAGAATTGGATAAACATGGATACCAGGAACCAATTTCCTAAGGATACCAAGAGATAATGTGTTATACTTAATTCTCTgctcaacagatttttttttttttttccagtgctgtaCATCCTAGACAAGCACTccgccactgagctgcatctagCCCAGGTCAATAGATTTTGACTATTCAACCCCTCCCGCCATACACACCTCTTTGGAAGATcactactttaatttttattccattctttCTCTCTAGCCCATCTCATACCCTTAGCTTCCTCCAAAACTCTGTACAAACCTAAAAGAGCAACAGAGAACTAGGTGAAGTTTCTTTCTTGAGTCCTCTGCTTTCTCCCTGCTGGCTCCTGTCACACCCTCCCTCCAGGGGGTCCAGGTGGCTAGGAAGTCTATGGCACCCGGTAGAGGCAATGCATTTTCCCTGGAGTCTGCTGGAGCTGGATGCTTCAGGTTAATGGGATTTTTCCCAAGGACCAGAGCGGTGCTCAAGACCCAGCCTCTTAATTCATCTCCATCATATCCCAGAGCTTAAGGTTCTCATGGCTCAGGAATGTTGGCTCCTCAGCTCTAGTGAGAAAAGCACTTGGGCCAAGTGAATGCCGTGTTAATAAAAGCAGCTACCGTATATTATTActtgaacaaatgaaaataattccaGCAGATCACATTTCCTGGGCCTGCCGGGCTCAAGCACCAATGTGACAATGTCTTAAATTCCACGTAGGTTTCTAATCAGACCCATGTGGAACCGAACTtcatgttacaaaaaaaaaaaaaaaaaggaaaagaaatgcattCATCTTTCACAGTGGAGAAGGGCCCTCTGAGGAGCAGCAGGAGCACATCTCTGGGTGTTTCAGGTAAGTTGCCTCAGGCAGAAATGCCCTGAAAAGTCTGAGGAGGACAAGATAACCATGCTCTTGTCTTTGGTCAGAGCTACAAAACTCCAGTCTTATCCTCTGCCTGCTGTGTGAGAGGGGAAGAGGCATAGGGATGGGGTGGAGTGGAAGGAGTTGGgagatgagggggaaaaaaaagaaaaccatgtcctaagctgctttccttttGTTGTTCTTGATTGCTTCTTCCCCTGTTCTTAGTTGAACGTCTTCCAACTCTGAAGACGCTAGCATTTTCTAACCCCTTTTCCTAACATACAATTGTTAAGGAAAATTGCACTGTCAATTTAGATATGCTGGAAAGTGTTTTCATGAGATGTACCTTTCTTCTCATTCCTGTGGAGCCTTCAAAGCAGTTGGTGTTCTGTCTGCAGGGCTCAGGTCCCTTATTACCACAAAGTCTCTCTTTGTCTTAGGGCCATCTCTCAGCACTTCCACTTGGTGGGTGTCCATTGTCATCCCCTCAGGAACCCCATCCTCTAATAGGTGGGAGTGGCAGCTAACAGAAAGAAGGGAGGACTTGGTCCCCATCCCCCAACACAATGCCCCAGGTAATCAGCATGGAGTCTTCTACGGAGGAAATCTATTTGTGCTTTGCACTTGTCAAACTACTATTAATTAGAAGGGTGTAAAGGCTGTTAGGATTATTAAAACTAAAACCCCTTAACAGCATAACTGAATTACTAGTATCTTCttgttaatatgtatttttcttaacAAGTGAGTGTCAACAGAACCACCATCAGCTGAAGTTccttgcgttttttttttttttttttttttaagttttattttattttgagacaagatctaaGTCctaattgcaatcctcctgcctcagcctcctgagtcgctgggataaTAGGCGACACCGCGCTCAGCTgagtttcttaattttaaaagaaaacaagaaagttgGTGTTCACTGATTTCAGCCTCAGTCTACACCTGAGAGACAGCAGAAGTCTAGGCCCAGAGACGATCATGGACTTTGCCGGAAATAAGACAATTAGCTAGAAACTGGAACTGCCAAATGCGCTTGCGCTGTGGGCCTTCAGCTCATTATCCGCGGAGCGCTAACGCGGTGCACATAGCTACCATAGGACCCTGGGTGTGAGACCCGGGACACGATGtccccatctgcaaaatgacCATGCAGATTGAATACACCTCTCAGGGGGCGTTGGGAGATAATGCTTCACAGAAGCCCTCTGCAGCGTGCCTGTCAAACAGTAGGCGCTCAATGCAGGGTAGCTATTTATATTGTTTCGGAAGGGAGGCAAACTACCCTCAGGCTCTGCACCACTCTCTCTGAGAAGCAGACACATGGGAGGACTTGGCCCTCATTCTCTGACCATGAGTTGCCACCTGGTCCAGTCACCAGCACCCCCCACCTCGTGAGGGTTCCCTTCCCCCCAAGAGAAATTCCATTTAGAGGCAGTAGCAGCTGAGCCACCCCAGCGAGGAGGCAGCGCAGGGGGCTTAAAGGGAGATAGTGTGAATGAAATCATCACCCAGCGGGAGTCTTCCTGGCTCCAGGGATCAGTTGGCAATTGTTTTTTTAGATTGTGATAATGGCCCCTGAAGGGCAGAAGAGGGAACCGGTTTAGGGTAGTTCAAGAGCATCTGGTCTCCAGCCACACAGGTGCCCAGGCTTGGGCACAGCTGTCCAGCCCCTCTGACCCTGGGGTCCAGGGAGGAGAATCTCCCACCTAGGAGAAGATGCTCTTTGGTCAAATGCTGCTGGGGGTGGGCAGAGTGAGAAAGGCGAGACTTCTGGACTGGGCTGGGTTAGTTCATCAACCCTTGACCCCATCTGTAGTCATTTGCCTGATGGGTTGGGGTATCCCACAGTTCAAAGAGGCCCACAGCGCAAAGAGATGTCTGCTTACCATTTGCCACTCTGAATGCTTTTCCCCCTTTGAGGCATTTTCTCTGCTAAACCTTATATTCCTAGCCTTTCCCAGCTTTTCCTACCAAGACCAAGAGGTTTACAGTGGAAAGTGCAATAAATTTACCCTAGATTTGTGCTCCTCCCCCCTCTCCACAATGGAGTTCCTTTCTGGATAAGGAGAAAGCAATACTAGTTTTACTATTAAGGGTGGTGAGACTAACAGTTTATGTAATTTGTGCTTCCTTCCAGATTTACCTGTTAAAATCCCAGACTTGTGaggtagacaaaggggaatgaagggaagaggggaggatgggatagggaaagacagtggaatgagtgtGATCTAACATTCCTAGTACATATGTgagtataccacagtgaatctcaccatcatgtacatccacaagacactaattaaaaagaatgctataatagcagaaagatcagtagagtagagggaagggaacagggggtgggaggaagggaggggaggggacgaaattagaacaaattataattatgtcaacatatgattatacttttataatcatgtcaaaatgaattccattgtcatgtataactacaaagaaccaataagaaatttaaacaaacaaataaataaaatcccctGCATAGTCAACAATCCAAATTTCCAGCTCTCCAATTCAGTGGGAATCTGGGCAATATTCAGGCTGGTTAGAAGATGCTTTTGGGGAGGATTCACCCCATGGAAGGGGTGCCTGTTCCACTAAAGTCTCTGGTTGTTCCCAGGCTGCTTCCTGTCCTCCCTTTCACTTTTCCAGAGACTGATAAAGAGGTAAAGAAGGTGTTGGAGAATTCTAAGCCACAGGCTGTTTCATTTCAGGTGCCCTCCAAGTCTCAGGGCTAGTATAACACTGGTGATTCCCTGTCCTCCAGAAGCCCTGTAGCCTGGTGGTCCCTAAGCCTGCCTATGCTCAAAAAcacctgagaaattaaaaaacaaacaaataaaaaacaaaaacagatttgCAGCCCTCATCTCAGCCCTGCTGAATAATAATCTATGAAGGAGGTCCCTGCAAGGTGATGCACACTATCCACGGAATCAGGAGGAGACCCTGCTTTTCATCCATGCCATGCGTGTCCATATACCATCCCAGACTTTGAGATGTTAGTTAACACTAAAGGTTATGAACAGAGGCCATCTGGTCAACCTGCTCTAGTATTTAAAAGGCCTCTTTTGCAGGGATAGCCCCCTACAATCCAGCCCCAGATCTGTTTGTTCACTTCCTGATCTTCAGTTTGTCCTCCAAAGGGCAGTAAAACAGCCCTCCATACACTCCCCATAAATAACTCTGGTATTACTTGAAGATTGCTCTGAGGTCTTCCTTTTTAGCTTCATTTCTGCTGTCAAAAGAACTCAGTTTCGACAACTTCAACAGGATGTTTAAACCCATATTTTAGAATAGGCCAAATCACGGGCTGAAAGTCCCAGGTGGGTTGGAGAGCAGAAATTTTGATTCATGTGCTACATGTTGGCTACTGTGCTGAAGTGTCAGCATGTAGCCTGCCAGAGACCATCTATGGTGGCAGAGAGAGGGGTGGGACCAGTGCCTGCCAAAGGGGTGCCACAGAGGGGATCCTTCTCTAGCTTGTAGGATCAAAGACCAGAGGACAGCAAACCTTGGAATAAAATTTCATCACAGTGCTGAAGATGGGAAATGGCCTCCATCTCCATGCTTCCTGTGGCAGTCTAGCTGGGATGTCATAGGGCAGCATTTGCAGGCTGAACTCTCACCTAGGCCTGCTTCTCTGGGCCTCTCTGGTTCAGGGAATCAGACCTTTCCATGAGCCTGGATGGCAGCTGTATACCAGAGTGCAGACTTCTCTGACCCAAGAACTCCCTGTGCTATGGTTTCTttaaatgcaaaggccctggcaAATGGACCAGGAAAATCATAGTCTAAAGCAGACATCAATTAATTCTGAAGTTAACAAAGCAGGATATTCTAGGAGCCCTCACTTGCAAGGGCTCCTTTCATAGCcccttcttttctcattttggaTAAAGAGTCACTTCATTTTGGATAAAGATAAAGATTCACTGTGCTGTATTTGTATTATTTCCTTCAATTGTGTGTCAGGCCTTATGCAACCTGGAGTTTCCCCTGGCCTGATGAACTCACCGTTGTGTACAATCTTCCTTTACTGTTCATGGCAACGAAGAGTGCACTTTTCACTCCAAAGAGACTCACCACACCTCGCTCCACTGTGGAAATTTCCAGCAGGCCTGACAAGGAAACGGGGGTTACATTACCTAAGGCTCATACAAATCAGAGTGGGGACTCAAGCCCCACCAGGGCATCCAGTCCATCCACCTCCTCCTAGATAGCCAGACCCTCTATGACCTCTGTCCTTGATCTCTCTAATTTTAGGAGATCCCACTGCTAGATTCATCATGTCGAGCCACTATCCTCTGAAATATCAGTTCTGCAAGAAAAGCTTCTACATCAGTGACCACCATGCATCTATTTAAGATTAGCTTTGAATCTGGACTTTCACTGAATCAATCCCTCCAGATCCTTGGCTTGGGTAAAGCCATGAGTTCtgattattattatgatgatgattatttaaTATAGGCTCACATGTTTTAACAAATCTCAAACCATCCTATCTAGGAAACATTGCAGCTACACAGAAGCTATTGGCTTGCATGGATCCTGCAGTCCCCATCCTGTCTCAGCTGGGAGACTATTCATGCATAATGTGTCAACTTGTAGTATAAGGACCCAGGGACAAAGGGAGCAGGTTGAAGTAAAGAGAAGAATGTGCTTCAGCTGGGAATTTTGCAAACCATTTGCCTTTCCTTCTCAGAGAGggaaactgaataaaaataagttcATGTCTAATTTGGTCCAAGAATTCTTAGTCAGTCTCCCCACTGCTGCCCCATGGTTTTCTAGGCTGATGGTCCCTAGGGGTCTTACAAGGCTTCAGATGGGCCAGTAATGCTGAAGTCATTAGTGCCACAGGGACTGCATAGGGTGATGGCAAAGGCCACCAAGATGCTCAGATCTCAGCATATTGAGTTTGTACCCAGGTAGGGTCCAACCAAGTCATCTAAGCAGTGCATATCATTTCTCCCCCTTTATAGTAGGGCTCCATCCACCAGAGCAAGACCCCTTCATCTCTTAGTTCTGCTGGAGCCCACATCCCCAAATGTCTCATCTGGCTGCAGTAGTCACTCACTGTAGGGGTTCTCCTCGTGGGTTCCACTGATTCTGCCGTCGGGGGACACCTGGAGGTGAAAGCCGATGCCCACGTTGCAGTAGAGTCTCCGCTGCCGCTTGATTCCCACCAAATAGCCGCTTTCCCAGTTCACCCCGGCGATCTCTCCAGCAAGCCCAGCTCGAGACCTGGATAGCAGGGTGCCCCAGCCTCTCGAGTCCAGCAGCGTACTGTTGGCGCGGGTGCCTGCAGGCGagggcaccaccatgcccactaGGACGCCTAGGAAGACGAGAGCCTGCAGCGTGCCCTGAAGACGTCCTGCTCCCCGGGACATAGTGATGAACAGCC
Encoded here:
- the Fgf6 gene encoding fibroblast growth factor 6, whose amino-acid sequence is MALGQRLFITMSRGAGRLQGTLQALVFLGVLVGMVVPSPAGTRANSTLLDSRGWGTLLSRSRAGLAGEIAGVNWESGYLVGIKRQRRLYCNVGIGFHLQVSPDGRISGTHEENPYSLLEISTVERGVVSLFGVKSALFVAMNSKGRLYTTPSFQEECKFRETLLPNNYNAYESDLYRGTYIALSKYGRVKRGSKVSPIMTVTHFLPRI